The Aerococcaceae bacterium DSM 111021 region TTGATTGTAGGCGAAACAACTTTAAACCAAGATAACTTTTCAGTTACTACTGGTGAAGATGTGTCATCTTTACCTCAAAAAGAATTTTTACTTTTACAAAAGCTTTTATCATACCCAGATAAAATTTTCACACGCCAACAACTCATGGACCAAATTTGGGGCTTAGATACACAAACTGATGAGCGAACAATCGACGTTCATATCAAACGTTTACGTGATCGTTTTTCTAATAATGATGACTTTAGTATTTTAACGATTCGTGGACTTGGCTACAAAGCAGATATTAACCAATGAAAAAGTGGCTAGAATCACGTTTATGGATTTACTTTTCATTCGTAACTTTACTACTAACTATTATATTTGCTGCTACTTTAATCATTATTGTCTTAACTTTAGAACAATTTTCTCTATTACCTGACTTTGATTCCTCGCCTAAGTTATCTTGGGTGATTCCAATCACTTTCAGTAGTGTCATTGGTGTTGTAATTTCTGGAATTGTTATGATCCAATTACTCAATCCAATTATTAAACTAAAAAAAGCTATGAGTAAAGTAATTGAGAGTGATTTCTCTGTTCAATTAGATGAAAATCAACGTATCGCAGAAGTATCAGAATTGTATCATTCTTTCAATTTGATGGTGAACGAGCTGAATAGTATTCAAAGATTACAGAGTGATTTTACCTCAGTCATCTCGCACGAATTCAAGACGCCTTTATCATCAATTCAAGGTTATGCGCAATTGCTTCAATCGCCTGATTTATCACAAAGTGAACGTGAGACCTATCAACATCGTATTATCGTAGCAACTAAACAACTATCTGGACTTTCAGAAAATATATTAAAGTTATCTAAACTGGATAATCAATCGATCTCAATCGAGAGAAAATCTTACCGCCTAGATGAACAAATTCGTGAAAGTATTCTTAGTCTCTATAATCAATGGGATGAGAAAAACTTAACTATGACCATCGATCTAGATTCAACTGTTCTTTATGCTAATGAAGATTTATTGAATCAAGTTTGGATTAACTTACTAGATAACGCGATTAAGTATAGTGAGCAAAATGGTCAAATCATTATTCATCTGAAAGATTCTAAAGATTATGTGGAAATCATTATTGAAGATACTGGTATTGGTATCCCTTCAGAAAAATTAGATATTATTTTCGAACGATTCTTCCAAGTAGACGGCAGTCGGTTTACTTCTGGTAATGGGCTTGGGTTAGCTATTGTGAAACGTATTATCGAAAATCACGAAGGTACGATTGAGTACCAAAGTGAATTAGGCGATGGAACCAAAGTTATTATCATGCTTCCACACAAAAAAGTTGTACACACCAAATAATAAAGACCTTTAAATACGAAGAGTATAAATGTAAATATCACATATATTTCTGTGACAAAAACAAATTCATTGTGACGCTGGAATAAACGATTAAATAATCTTCAGCATATTCATAACAAGTTTTGTCTAAAATGTAAATAAAAAGAGCGGATTCCATATTGCAATGGAATCCGCTCTTTTCTGTATCATAAATAGATTAGTTGCGACGGCCTCCGCGACCTCCGCGTTTACCTTCAGTATTACGACGTAAAGAAGATAAGTTATCTTCACTATCTTTAAGGAATTGATTCATTAATGAATCAAAATCATTTCCTCCACCACTGTTGTTATTGTTGTTGCTTCTACTTTGTTGTGGTCTACTGCTTGAACTGTGGCTTGGTTTGCTATAGCCACCTTTATTGCTACTATGACTTTGCCCTTTATATTCACTCGGTTTTCTATCTCGTGAAGGTGCAGGTCTTGATGTTGCTTGATCTGGTTGCGCTTGTTCATTCGCTTTACGAATTGACAAGTTAATCTTTCCATCTGGGGTGATTTTAAGAACTTTAACTGTGACTTCATCGCCTACTGATAAGATATCGTTAATATCTTTTACGAATCCATCTGAAACTTCACTAATATGAACGAGTCCCGATTGATTTTCTGGTAACGAAACAAATGCACCAAAGTTTGTTATACCTGTAACTTTACCTGAAACCTTTTGACCTACTTCAACTGACATTAATTACAATTTCCTCCTTGATTTTCTATCTTATTGTAACGAGTAAGGGATTATTCTTGAACGTCTCCTAAATCAAAAATAATTTCACCTGGTTTACTATAATAATAGTCACGTCTTGCAACATCCGCGAGGTATTCAGCGTCTTGCATATGTTTATACTCTTCTTGAGCCTGAATATTCTCTTGCATTGCTTCCTTTTCTTGTTCTTTTGCAGTAGCTAACTCTTGTGTTAACACTTCTGATTCCCAATAAGCTTGCACTAATGGGACTGTTGCTAGTGTTACTCCAATAATACCTATTGCAAGAACACCTAATG contains the following coding sequences:
- a CDS encoding HAMP domain-containing histidine kinase, which produces MKKWLESRLWIYFSFVTLLLTIIFAATLIIIVLTLEQFSLLPDFDSSPKLSWVIPITFSSVIGVVISGIVMIQLLNPIIKLKKAMSKVIESDFSVQLDENQRIAEVSELYHSFNLMVNELNSIQRLQSDFTSVISHEFKTPLSSIQGYAQLLQSPDLSQSERETYQHRIIVATKQLSGLSENILKLSKLDNQSISIERKSYRLDEQIRESILSLYNQWDEKNLTMTIDLDSTVLYANEDLLNQVWINLLDNAIKYSEQNGQIIIHLKDSKDYVEIIIEDTGIGIPSEKLDIIFERFFQVDGSRFTSGNGLGLAIVKRIIENHEGTIEYQSELGDGTKVIIMLPHKKVVHTK
- a CDS encoding RNA-binding protein S1; this encodes MSVEVGQKVSGKVTGITNFGAFVSLPENQSGLVHISEVSDGFVKDINDILSVGDEVTVKVLKITPDGKINLSIRKANEQAQPDQATSRPAPSRDRKPSEYKGQSHSSNKGGYSKPSHSSSSRPQQSRSNNNNNSGGGNDFDSLMNQFLKDSEDNLSSLRRNTEGKRGGRGGRRN
- a CDS encoding septum formation initiator family protein → MQQTKTNNHRNNEKVVYLPNQRGERPNMAEPVEKKKKPNNAFKMQTLGVLAIGIIGVTLATVPLVQAYWESEVLTQELATAKEQEKEAMQENIQAQEEYKHMQDAEYLADVARRDYYYSKPGEIIFDLGDVQE